In Candidatus Polarisedimenticolaceae bacterium, a single window of DNA contains:
- a CDS encoding integron integrase produces MAEPEAPVHPPADRPQRLLDRLRHALRLRHYSRRTEDAYVLWARRFILFHGKRHPRELGPAEVERFLTHLATQRNVSASTQNQALSALLFLYRDVLEIELPWMDGVVRAKPRGRLPVVLTREEVRRIVANLEGTPRLIALILYGSGLRLLEACRLRVKDVDFQRNEIVVRAGKGDRDRRTMLPKAAKDLLSAHLVEMKRQHERDLARDAGWVELPHALDRKYPNAGREWPWQWVFPATRHYRHTESGRLRRHHFHETAVQRAVRDAVKAAGLTKPASCHTFRHSFATHLLEDGYDIRTIQELLGHRDVATTMIYTHVLNQGGRGVRSPADGL; encoded by the coding sequence GTGGCCGAACCCGAGGCTCCCGTCCATCCGCCCGCCGATCGTCCGCAAAGGCTCCTCGACCGACTCCGTCACGCCCTGAGGCTGCGCCACTACAGCCGCAGGACGGAGGATGCGTACGTCCTGTGGGCGCGCCGCTTCATCCTCTTCCACGGAAAACGCCACCCGAGAGAGCTCGGCCCCGCCGAGGTCGAGCGGTTCCTGACCCACCTCGCGACGCAGCGGAACGTCTCGGCCTCCACCCAGAACCAGGCCCTCTCGGCGCTCCTGTTCCTCTACCGGGACGTCCTCGAGATCGAGCTTCCTTGGATGGACGGGGTCGTCCGGGCGAAACCCCGAGGCCGCCTGCCCGTCGTCCTCACGCGCGAGGAAGTGCGCCGCATCGTCGCGAATCTCGAAGGCACTCCCAGACTGATCGCCCTGATCCTCTACGGCTCCGGCCTGCGTCTGCTCGAAGCCTGCCGCCTGAGGGTGAAGGACGTCGACTTCCAGAGGAACGAGATCGTCGTGCGCGCCGGAAAGGGCGACCGGGACCGCCGGACGATGCTCCCGAAGGCGGCGAAGGACCTCCTCTCCGCCCACCTCGTCGAGATGAAGCGCCAACACGAGCGCGACCTCGCCCGCGACGCGGGCTGGGTCGAGCTCCCGCACGCGCTCGACCGGAAATACCCGAACGCCGGTCGCGAGTGGCCTTGGCAGTGGGTGTTCCCGGCGACGCGCCACTATCGCCACACCGAATCGGGACGACTCCGCCGCCACCACTTCCACGAGACGGCGGTCCAGCGGGCCGTCCGCGACGCCGTGAAGGCGGCGGGGCTGACGAAGCCGGCCTCCTGCCACACCTTCCGGCACTCGTTCGCGACGCACCTTCTCGAGGACGGCTACGACATCCGAACGATCCAGGAGCTCCTGGGCCACCGCGACGTGGCGACGACGATGATCTACACGCACGTCCTCAACCAGGGAGGGCGCGGGGTGCGAAGCCCCGCGGATGGGTTGTGA
- a CDS encoding helix-turn-helix domain-containing protein, translating into MRADKRRRLEKAGWRVGDAADFLELTPEERAYVELKLALAEALQERRAELGWTQAALAVAAGSSQSRVAKMEAGDGSVTLDLLVRALLVVGVSRGDLAALISGKSAGRRPKRTYSGGKTRSRG; encoded by the coding sequence ATGAGAGCCGATAAGCGCCGGCGTCTGGAGAAGGCGGGCTGGCGGGTGGGGGACGCCGCGGATTTCCTCGAGCTCACGCCCGAGGAGAGAGCCTACGTGGAACTGAAGCTGGCCCTCGCGGAGGCGCTTCAGGAACGCCGGGCAGAACTGGGCTGGACTCAGGCCGCACTGGCCGTCGCCGCTGGATCGAGCCAGTCCCGGGTGGCCAAGATGGAGGCGGGCGACGGCTCGGTAACCCTGGATCTGCTCGTGCGGGCGCTTCTGGTCGTGGGGGTGTCCCGCGGGGATCTCGCCGCGTTGATCTCAGGTAAGTCCGCGGGCAGGAGGCCGAAACGGACGTATAGTGGCGGCAAGACTCGAAGCCGGGGGTGA
- a CDS encoding type II toxin-antitoxin system RelE/ParE family toxin translates to MAGPYVESDIYSVRPKRRKPVVWLHGEVRTPPFSTAARVRVGFLLGRVQQGVNLPMPDSRPMAVLGPRCHELRVADHGIAWRVIYRVDPDAVLVAGVFAKKTGGTPPAILSAAAQRLRRYDDESR, encoded by the coding sequence ATGGCTGGTCCGTATGTCGAATCCGACATATACTCCGTGAGGCCGAAGCGGCGCAAACCCGTGGTTTGGCTTCACGGTGAGGTGCGGACCCCACCGTTCTCCACTGCGGCGCGGGTCCGAGTGGGCTTTCTGCTCGGCAGAGTGCAGCAAGGAGTGAACCTCCCGATGCCGGATTCCCGACCGATGGCGGTACTCGGCCCCCGGTGCCATGAACTCCGCGTCGCCGACCACGGCATCGCCTGGAGAGTCATTTACCGCGTCGACCCGGACGCCGTGTTGGTCGCCGGAGTGTTCGCCAAGAAGACCGGTGGCACCCCGCCCGCAATCCTGTCCGCCGCCGCCCAGCGGCTGAGGAGGTACGACGATGAGAGCCGATAA
- a CDS encoding DUF4304 domain-containing protein yields the protein MRKSTFAAAVDQIQAALRPWLKDRGFKLRGRTFNRVTEDGLTEVISIQMGSSDPPGTTHIPGLRENLHGLFTINLGVYVPEVARHHGGGEAKSWVQEYHCCVRSRLGEASGETKEIWWHAQSEDAVLEDVRNQLELTGLPFLDRFSTRDKILTEWQERSENMGASNPPRIVMAIILVERDQKGRARELLAQQVLETRNPGHPHYVRQLAEKLSIGRLDV from the coding sequence ATGCGGAAATCGACATTCGCGGCTGCGGTCGATCAGATCCAGGCCGCTCTTCGCCCGTGGTTGAAGGACCGCGGCTTTAAGCTGAGAGGGCGGACGTTCAATCGCGTCACCGAAGACGGGCTCACCGAGGTCATCAGCATTCAGATGGGCTCATCTGACCCGCCTGGAACGACCCACATCCCTGGCTTGCGCGAAAACCTGCACGGGCTATTCACCATCAATCTCGGCGTCTATGTTCCGGAAGTCGCACGGCACCACGGCGGCGGCGAGGCGAAGTCGTGGGTTCAGGAGTACCACTGCTGCGTAAGGTCTCGCCTCGGTGAGGCTTCAGGTGAGACGAAGGAAATCTGGTGGCACGCTCAATCTGAAGATGCGGTGTTAGAAGATGTCCGCAATCAACTTGAGCTGACGGGGCTTCCATTTCTCGATCGCTTTTCAACTCGGGACAAGATCCTGACCGAATGGCAAGAGCGATCCGAGAATATGGGTGCTAGCAACCCTCCACGGATCGTGATGGCGATCATCCTGGTCGAACGTGACCAGAAGGGTCGCGCCCGCGAATTGCTCGCCCAACAGGTGCTGGAAACGCGCAACCCCGGACACCCACACTATGTGCGACAGTTGGCCGAGAAACTCTCAATCGGGAGGCTGGACGTCTAA